Proteins encoded within one genomic window of Oncorhynchus masou masou isolate Uvic2021 chromosome 1, UVic_Omas_1.1, whole genome shotgun sequence:
- the LOC135542515 gene encoding LOW QUALITY PROTEIN: neurofilament medium polypeptide-like (The sequence of the model RefSeq protein was modified relative to this genomic sequence to represent the inferred CDS: inserted 1 base in 1 codon), which yields MSYPLDYLYGHGSYRRTPQGHSARPAASLSSSGYHSQPWTTSQRHRPAYSHAASADSLEIFNGDMTRRNEKEILQTLNDRFAGYIDKVRNLELINSNLEQEAAALRQSQTGRATVGEHYQRELGDLRVIVQQLTGEKARTLLEHDHLEEDIQHVRTRLEDEARSREELEAAARVMNKYVDESGLARLELDKKLFALQEEAAFLKKNHEDEVAEMLAQIQGTQVRFEARDTIKADVTSALREIRAQLDGHATKSAMQAEGWFKVRMERLADAAHSNTDAIRGAQEEIAEYRRQLQSRTIELETLKGTKESLERQRMDSEDRHHGDIHSLQETIHQLDGELKSTKWEMASQLREYQELLNVKMALDIEIAAYRKLLEGEETRFLSGPSLFSYSSVHLKLKGEELSDTVILEEQTDETQVTEVTEEGEEEKGEENEEEVKEEDETKAEVGEGEGSEDKGGEEEEGDKEEGEGSEDKGGEEEEGDKEEGEGSEDKGGEEEEGDEEEGSEDKGEEVSGEEKEKSKSPEEAASPSKSPIKTPQPKSPAVKSPESKSPPAKSPLPKSPAKSPAPKSPTEKSPQLKSLAVKSPSKSPPSKSPESKSPTPKSPSXKSPEPKSPIQEKAKPPAEDKPAKEEKKEKEQPQPVKEEKKQEPEPKEKEKSGSQPKEKAEEKADKPDPKKESKPEETPTPAPPAAALEKPAEEKPAPAKESPTPAKKEDEKQAPSKTDDKPQAELKPAPKESPEKAESKKEKKPEPKEEVKEDKQEASKGSDSKEAKDTKVEGKAEKDEKSSSTEVKEKAMK from the exons ATGAGCTACCCACTGGACTACCTCTACGGCCACGGATCCTATCGCAGGACACCACAGGGACACTCTGCCCGGCCCGCcgcttccctctcctcctccggcTACCACTCCCAGCCATGGACGACCTCCCAACGCCACCGCCCGGCCTACAGCCATGCAGCCTCTGCCGACAGCTTGGAAATCTTTAATGGCGACATGACTCGGAGGAACGAGAAGGAGATTCTGCAGACACTCAACGACCGGTTCGCCGGTTACATCGACAAGGTGCGGAACCTCGAGCTGATTAACTCGAATCTGGAGCAGGAAGCGGCTGCACTGCGACAGAGCCAGACGGGGCGCGCTACGGTTGGAGAGCACTATCAGCGTGAGCTGGGGGACCTGAGGGTTATAGTCCAGCAGTTGACCGGGGAGAAGGCACGCACACTCTTGGAGCATGACCACCTTGAAGAGGACATCCAGCATGTGCGGACCAGGCTCGAGGACGAGGCACGCAGCCGGGAGGAGCTGGAGGCCGCAGCACGCGTCATGAACAAGTATGTGGATGAGTCTGGGCTTGCACGGCTGGAGCTGGACAAGAAGCTGTTCGCGCTGCAGGAAGAAGCCGCGTTCCTGAAGAAGAACCACGAGGATGAGGTGGCCGAGATGCTCGCACAGATCCAGGGTACACAGGTGAGGTTCGAGGCTCGAGACACGATCAAGGCGGACGTGACGAGCGCGCTGCGGGAGATCCGCGCTCAGCTGGATGGCCACGCGACCAAGAGCGCAATGCAGGCAGAGGGATGGTTTAAAG TGCGTATGGAACGGTTGGCGGATGCAGCTCACTCTAACACGGATGCAATCCGCGGTGCCCAAGAGGAGATAGCCGAGTATAGACGGCAGCTGCAGAGCCGCACCATCGAACTGGAGACCCTCAAAGGAACCAAGGAGTCTTTGGAGAGACAACGCATGGATAGTGAGGACAGACACCATGGGGATATCCACTCCCTACAG gagaccaTCCACCAGCTGGACGGTGAGCTGAAGAGTACTAAGTGGGAGATGGCCAGTCAGTTGAGAGAATATCAGGAGCTGCTGAATGTCAAGATGGCTCTGGATATAGAGATAGCTGCCTACAG GAAGTTGCTGGAAGGGGAGGAGACTCGGTTCCTATCTGGGCCAAGCCTGTTCTCCTACTCCTCCGTTCACCTTAAGCTTAAGGGGGAGGAGCTCTCAGACACAGTCATACTGGAGGAACAGACGGATGAGACACAGGTCACTGAggtgacagaggaaggagaggaagagaagggcgaagagaatgaagaggaagtAAAGGAAGAGGATGAGACCAAAGCTgaggtaggagagggggaaggatctgaggataagggaggagaggaggaagagggtgataaggaggaaggggaaggatctgaggataagggaggagaggaggaagagggtgataaggaggaaggggaaggatctgaggataagggaggagaggaggaagagggtgatGAAGAGGAAGGATCTGAGGATAAGGGGGAAGAGGTGTCAGGTGAGGAGAAAGAGAAGTCTAAGTCACCTGAGGAGGCTGCTTCTCCATCTAAGTCTCCCATCAAAACCCCCCAGCCCAAATCTCCCGCCGTCAAATCCCCTGAATCCAAATCACCCCCAGCCAAATCTCCCCTCCCCAAATCACCCGCCAAGTCTCCTGCCCCCAAATCTCCCACGGAGAAATCTCCCCAGCTCAAATCCCTGGCTGTGAAATCACCATCTAAATCTCCCCCTAGCAAATCCCCAGAGTCTAAGTCCCCTACTCCCAAGTCCCCCT CCAAGTCTCCTGAACCCAAGTCCCCCATCCAGGAGAAGGCCAAGCCCCCTGCAGAAGACAAACCAGCcaaggaggagaagaaagagaaggaacAACCCCAGCCTGTAAAAGAGGAGAAGAAACAGGAGCCAGAAcccaaggagaaagagaagagtggGAGCCAGCCTAAAGAGAAGGCTGAGGAGAAGGCAGACAAACCAGATCCCAAGAAGGAGAGCAAGCCAGAGGAGACCCCAACACCTGCCCCTCCTGCCGCCGCCTTGGAAAAGCCTGCAGAGGAGAAGCCCGCCCCCGCCAAGGAGAGCCCCACCCCTGCTAAGAAGGAAGATGAGAAACAGGCCCCATCCAAAACAGACGACAAACCTCAGGCAGAGTTGAAGCCTGCCCCCAAAGAATCACCAGAGAAAgcagagagcaagaaagagaagaAACCAGAGCCCaaagaggaggtgaaggaggacaAGCAGGAGGCCTCTAAAGGGTCCGACAGTAAAGAGGCGAAGGATACGAAGGTGGAAGGGAAGGCAGAGAAGGACGAAAAGTCCTCCAGCACTGAGGTCAAAGAGAAAGCCATGAAGTGA